GGAAGGAAGACGTGATGGGCGTTTCAATAATTTCACCAGAAGGCTTGGCCATCAGGCCGCGCATGCCGGCAAGCTGACGCATCTGGTCCTGGTTGCCTCGCGCGCCCGAGTTGGACATCATGAAGATGGGGTTGAAGCTCTGGTTCTTTTCCTGCTTGCCGGTCTTGGGATCAGTGAGGATATCGTAAGAGATTTCCTTGATCATTTCCGTGGAAACGTCCTGAGTGGCCTTGGTCCACACGTCCACCACCTTGTTGTACTTTTCAGTACGGGTGATGATGCCGTCGCGGTACTGGTGTTCGATGTCGTCCACTTCAGCCTGTGACGCCGCAAGAATGCCCTTCTTGGTGGCAGGAATGGTCAGGTCTTTCACGCCGATGGTCACGCCAGCCCGGGTTGCGAACTCGTAGCCCATGTCCTTGAGCCTGTCGCACAAAATGACCGTGGCCTTGATGCCGCAGTCGCGATACGCAGCGCCCACGAGGCGGGCGATGTTTTTCTTGGTCAGCACGCAGTTCACAAAGTCAAAGGACAGCTTTTCCGGCAGGATATCGCTGACCAGCACGCGACCGGGAGTCGTGTTATACGTGTTCCCGTCGGGCATACGCACCTTGACGCGGGCGTGCAGGGAGACGACGCCCGCATCGTGCGCGCTCTCGACTTCCCAGGGGGCGCAGAAGGACATGCCCTCGCCCTTTTCAAAGCTGCGCTCGGCGGTCATGTAGTAAAGGCCAAGCACGATGTCCTGTGAAGGCACGATGACAGGGCCGCCGTTGGCGGGCGAAAGAATGTTGTTGGTGCTCATCATGAGCACGCGGCATTCAATCTGCGCTTCCACGGACAGCGGAATATGCACGGCCATCTGGTCGCCGTCGAAGTCGGCGTTGTAGGCGGAGCAGACCAGCGGGTGCAGCCGGATGGCCTTGCCTTCAACCAGCAGGGGTTCAAAAGCCTGAATGCCGAGGCGGTGCAAGGTAGGCGCGCGGTTCAGCAGAATGGGGTATTCGCGCACCACTTCCGAAAGGATATCCCAAACCACCAGTTCTTCGCGCTCCACCATTTTTTTGGCGCTCTTGATGGTGGAGGCGTGACCGCGTTTTTCCAGCTCCGAGTAGATGAAGGGCTTGAAGAGTTCAAGCGCCATCTTCTTGGGCAGGCCGCACTGGTGCAGTTTGAGGTAGGGGCCCACGGTGATGACCGAACGGCCGGAATAGTCCACGCGCTTGCCCAGCAGGTTCTGACGAAAACGCCCCTGCTTGCCCTTGATCATGTCCGAAAGAGACTTGAGGGGACGGCCGTTGGTGCCGGCGATGGCACGGCCACGGCGGCCGTTGTCGAACAGGGCGTCAACGGCTTCCTGCAGCATGCGCTTTTCGTTGCGGATGATGATCTCGGGCGCGCCAAGTTCCATAAGCCGCTTCAGGCGGTTGTTACGGTTGATGACGCGGCGGTACAGGTCGTTGAGGTCGGACGTGGCGAAACGCCCGCCGTCCAGGGGCACGAGGGGACGCAGTTCCGGCGGAATGACAGGAACAACTTCCATAATCATCCATTCGGGCTTGTTGTCCGACTCAAGAAAAGCTTCAACGATCTTGAGGCGCTTGGTGAGTTTTTTCTTCTTGGTCTGGCTCTTGGTGGCTTCGCCTTCCTCACGCAGTTCGGTACGGAGCTTTTCGAGGTCCAGTTCTTCCAGCAGGCTGCGCACGGCTTCCGCGCCCATGCCCACCGTAAGCACATCCTCGCTGCCGTAATGATCCAGAATCTGAAGGTACTGATCTTCAGAAATGACCTGACGCTTTTGCAGGTTGGTCTGGCCCGGATCAAGAACAATGTAGGAGTCGAAGTACAGCACCTTTTCAAGATCAGCCATGGTCATATCAAGCAGCGTGCCGATCTTGGAGGGCAGGGTCTTCAGAAACCAGATGTGCGCCACCGGCGCGGCCAGTTCGATATGGCCCATGCGTTCGCGGCGCACCTTGGAGGCAATGACTTCAACGCCGCACTTTTCGCAGACGATGCCGCGGTGCTTCATGCGCTTGTACTTGCCGCAGTTGCACTCATAGTCCTTCACGGGGCCGAAAATTTTGGCGCAAAAAAGGCCGTCACGTTCCGGCTTGAAGGTACGGTAGTTGATGGTTTCCGGTTTTTTCACTTCACCATAGGACCATTCGCGGATGGCTTCAGGAGAGGCGATGGAAATCTGGATGGCTTTCAGATTGCGGATATTGGTCACGTTGGCCGACGTGCCGCGTGCTGTGAAAAGATCGTCCAGGCTCATATATAATACCTTGCTTTGGTAGAAGCTCGTTGGAATCGTTATCTATGTCGCGTCACCCGCAAGTGGGGTCACCACTTGCGGGCGACGCAACGAATGTCCGGGTCCGCCAGAACGGGCGGCTTATGCCTCATCCTCGCGATCTCTCATATACCCTACGCGCTTGGGCTTCTTTTTGCCTTCTTCCTGGTGCAGGGTGACGTTGAGCCCAAGGCTCATGAGTTCCTTGACCAGAACGTTGAAGGACTCGGGCAGACCTGCTTCAAGGAAGTTGTCGCCCTTGACTATTTTTTCGTACATCTTCACGCGCCCGGTCACGTCGTCGGACTTGACCGTGAGGAATTCCTGCAACAGGTAGGCGGCGCCGTACGCTTCGAGCGCCCACACTTCCATTTCACCCAGACGCTGCCCGCCGAACTGGGCCTTGCCGCCGAGGGGCTGCTGGGTCACCAGAGAGTAGGGGCCCGTTGAGCGGGCGTGGATTTTTTCGTCAACCAAATGGTGCAGCTTAAGCATATACATGACGCCTGTGGTCACGCGGTTCTTGAAGGGTTCACCCGTGCGGCCGTCGTAAAGGGTCGTCTTGCCGTCGTTGGCAAGGCCGGCTCTTTCCATCCAGCCCCAGATCTCTTCTTCGGTCGCGCCGTCGAACACAGGGGTTTTGGTCACGATGCCGTTGCGCAGCTTGTGGACGGAGGCCTTGAATTCTTCGTCGTCCATTTCGTCCACGAGCTTGTTGATGTCTTCAGAGCTGTAAACGCTCTTGACCTCGTCGCGCAGTACCTGCATGG
This DNA window, taken from Desulfovibrio sp. 86, encodes the following:
- the rpoC gene encoding DNA-directed RNA polymerase subunit beta', with the protein product MSLDDLFTARGTSANVTNIRNLKAIQISIASPEAIREWSYGEVKKPETINYRTFKPERDGLFCAKIFGPVKDYECNCGKYKRMKHRGIVCEKCGVEVIASKVRRERMGHIELAAPVAHIWFLKTLPSKIGTLLDMTMADLEKVLYFDSYIVLDPGQTNLQKRQVISEDQYLQILDHYGSEDVLTVGMGAEAVRSLLEELDLEKLRTELREEGEATKSQTKKKKLTKRLKIVEAFLESDNKPEWMIMEVVPVIPPELRPLVPLDGGRFATSDLNDLYRRVINRNNRLKRLMELGAPEIIIRNEKRMLQEAVDALFDNGRRGRAIAGTNGRPLKSLSDMIKGKQGRFRQNLLGKRVDYSGRSVITVGPYLKLHQCGLPKKMALELFKPFIYSELEKRGHASTIKSAKKMVEREELVVWDILSEVVREYPILLNRAPTLHRLGIQAFEPLLVEGKAIRLHPLVCSAYNADFDGDQMAVHIPLSVEAQIECRVLMMSTNNILSPANGGPVIVPSQDIVLGLYYMTAERSFEKGEGMSFCAPWEVESAHDAGVVSLHARVKVRMPDGNTYNTTPGRVLVSDILPEKLSFDFVNCVLTKKNIARLVGAAYRDCGIKATVILCDRLKDMGYEFATRAGVTIGVKDLTIPATKKGILAASQAEVDDIEHQYRDGIITRTEKYNKVVDVWTKATQDVSTEMIKEISYDILTDPKTGKQEKNQSFNPIFMMSNSGARGNQDQMRQLAGMRGLMAKPSGEIIETPITSSFREGLSVLQYFTSTHGARKGLADTALKTANSGYLTRRLVDVVQDVIVSEHDCGTVDGIELTHLKDGGDIKTPLAERIIGRALLYPVYDPDNPEKVLLPENTIIGEEEAQIINDKGISSVMVRSPLTCQAERGICALCYGRDLGRGHLVNTGETVGIIAAQSIGEPGTQLTMRTFHIGGTASSTIEKNKFEALNTGRVILNRVKAVTNRDGVYLVLGKSGQLAIVDAQGREREKYILPNGARLLVHDGQEVNKGTVLAEWDPFNEPFVCEEEGTLRFTDIVDGKTVQEKVDDITRQASLTIMEYRTTNFRPSISICDDNGNVKKRSHGGAAAIYSLPVGSIIMVKDGDNIQAGDIIARKPRETAKTKDIVGGLPRVAELFEVRKPKDMAVVSEISGTVTYAGESKGKRKLVVTPEIGEAKEYLVPKGKHITAADGDFVEAGDPLTEGYPELHDILRTKGEKYLARYLVDEIQEVYRFQGVGIDDKHIEVIVRQMLKKVTVLDSGGTSFLVGEQVDKGEFRQENQRAMAEGRQPATAEPLVLGITQASLTTSSFISAASFQETTKVLTEASLKGKMDYLRGLKENVIVGRLIPAGTGYREYVNGDIVVPDQKERPDKFLEELEENPILVDLNG